Part of the Desulfovulcanus ferrireducens genome, CCAGCCAAAAATCATCCATCCCATCAAGCCTAGGAAACTTCAGCTTGGTTAGATCTTCCAAAAATAAACGGACAAACCGGACAAATTTCCTTGAACCGTAGATGGACTCTATTTCACTGTACATGATTTGTCCCTGTGCATTTAATCTTATCAAGACCAAGGCGTGGCCCAATCCTGGTGGTGTCGCATGGTCCCAATAAGCCAAAATCATTGCCTTGATCTGTTTTAAATGGGCTCTTACCCGGGCATTACTTAGAGATAGTTTTGCGATAGCCTTGGTTTTCTGCAACTTATTTGTTTGCCGGGCCGGCTGATAATCTTTGCTTGTTTTTTTTGAGACCTCACCTTCACCATCTGGTTTTACAGTTGATTGCCTTGTTTTAATTTTTTGCTGAACCACATCCAATTCTAAAATGAGAGGTGGGACTGGTTCGCTTTTAGTTGATAGGTTATAAAACTTGGGGAAGAATAAAAAGTAGAGGTGTAGAGAAAGAGAAAACAAAAAACACAGGCCGGCAAGGAAGTAAAAATGACGTTTTTGTTCCAGTTCCTTGCTCACGGCCTGCACCTCATCAATGACTCAATCCCGCCAAAGGCGGATCCAAGAACTGGTTCTTGCTAATCTTGCTCACCTTGCTCATCTCGCCCATTACCCTTTGTCCACCAGGATTTATCCGGCCCCTTAAACCACCAATCCGTATGGTCAGTGTGCATAATTTGTCTGGCCAGGGCCTTGCCCTCTTCTGTTCGCAATCTCTCCAGGGCACACTCCAGCCATTTGGCTGCATATTTATTGCCCAAATCCAATTCTTCCTTCAAATTTAAAATGAGGTCGATCTGATCCGCATCCTGGGCCAGGGCTGCTTCCCTGCTCCCTACCATTTCCAACTCGCGCCACAGGTCCAAAATTTCGTTTTTAAACCCGGTTCCTTCCAGAGCATCACCTAGTGCCCGTTCAGAATCACATTTATTATAAATCCTGTATACATAGTTAAAATCGCCAATTCTGGCCTCCTGCAAGTCATGGAATAAACAGAGCAGAGCGGTTTTGGCTTTATCAGCGCCGCTAATTCCAGCTAGAACATAACCAATAATCGCTGTCCTATATGAGTGTTCAGCCACATTCTCCTTACCACTTCCCAGAAACTGATAGCCGGTGCGGGGAGTTTTTCTTAACATCCCCACTTCAAACAAAAAATCAGCGAGTCTTTTCCAGTTTATCTCTTTTTCCTGTTTACTGCTCATCTTCCTCCTCTCTATAAAAAACACATAAGCGCTCGATTTAAGACCTGCTTATCTAAAAATACAATAGTATTCAATGCCAGCCTTTGCATGCCAGGAGATATGCCCTTTTCAAGGGCCAGGCGATAATCCACTCCACAAACGCTCAGGCAAATGAACATCTTCATTCTTTTTTTAACAGTTCCTTGACCTTTTACAAAAATCG contains:
- a CDS encoding HD domain-containing protein, producing the protein MSSKQEKEINWKRLADFLFEVGMLRKTPRTGYQFLGSGKENVAEHSYRTAIIGYVLAGISGADKAKTALLCLFHDLQEARIGDFNYVYRIYNKCDSERALGDALEGTGFKNEILDLWRELEMVGSREAALAQDADQIDLILNLKEELDLGNKYAAKWLECALERLRTEEGKALARQIMHTDHTDWWFKGPDKSWWTKGNGRDEQGEQD